In Malus sylvestris chromosome 16, drMalSylv7.2, whole genome shotgun sequence, the following are encoded in one genomic region:
- the LOC126609362 gene encoding uncharacterized protein LOC126609362 produces the protein MVEPTTNEGGKKRHSLPAQETYAEKKQKTFSAARGGSPTTQEMSIEKKLKTSFAAHKGSAAAPKLVIDLTSSKSEKDEARSMLVAPVIPKATSSIADRIAQCRSSSVPQVLKFVPKLPSGVKSGSPLERLATMKSDKVPLPAKVVPKLAPSAVEIDSSTEKKETACAGNRERSTKFVFGEVTEVCGLLKPDLPEDIDVCAKFVDGVKRVVGPSSFAKHMTGYKKTA, from the coding sequence ATGGTGGAGCCTACTACAAATGAGGGTGGGAAAAAGAGGCAttccctgcctgctcaagagacATATGCTGAAAAGAAACAGAAGACTTTTTCTGCTGCTCGCGGGGGTTCACCTACTACTCAAGAGATGTCtattgaaaaaaagctgaagacttctttcgctgctCACAAGGGTTCAGCGGCTGCTCCCaagcttgtgattgacttgacttcctCCAAGAGCGAGAAAGATGAGGCTAGATCTATGCTGGTAGCACCTGTCATTCCGAAGGCTACTAGTTcaattgctgataggattgccCAGTGTAGAAGTTCCTCCGTGCCTCAAGTGTTGAAGTTTGTACCAAAGCTTCCATCTGGGGttaagtctggttcacctttggagaggcttgctactatgaaaAGTGACAAGGTGCCTCTGCCTGCTAAAGTCGTGCCAAAACTCGCTCCCTCTGCTGTTGAGATCGACTCGTCTACTGAGAAGAAGGAGACTGCTTGTGCAGGCAATCGTGAGAGATCCACCAAGTTTGTTTTTGGGGAAGTTACTGAGGTTTGTGggcttttgaaaccagatctgcCTGAGGACATAGATgtatgtgccaagtttgttgatggcgtcaaaAGGGTTGTTGGCCCAAGTTCCTTCGCGAAGCATATGACCGGGTATAAGAAGACTGCTTAG
- the LOC126608657 gene encoding uncharacterized protein LOC126608657 has translation MSGPSDRRFDLNLGEETATPSPDNIWRPSFISPTGPLTVGDSVMKNDMTAAVVARNLLTPKDNRLLSKRSDELAVKDSLALSVQCAGYVSNMAQRLFARSRQVESLAAEVMSLKQEIRGLKHENKQLHRLAHDYATNMKRKLDQMKESDGKVLLDHQRFVGLFQRHLLPSSSGAVPGNEASNDDPPMPPPSGVLSSTEAPDNHPPVLSLSGALPTAETSPKQPL, from the coding sequence atgtctggaccctccgaccgtcgttttgacttgaaccttggagaagagacagccacgccttctccagacaacatatggcgcccatccttcatatcccctactggtcctcttaccgttggggattctgtgatgaagaatgatatgaccgctgcagtggtggccaggaaccttctcactcccaaagataacagactactttccaaacggtctgatgagttggctgttaaggactctctggctcttagtgttcagtgtgcaggttatgtgtctaatatggcccaacgcctatttgctagatcccgccaagttgaatcattggctgctgaagtgatgagtctcaaacaggagattagagggctcaagcatgagaataagcagttgcaccggctcgcccatgactatgctacaaacatgaagaggaagcttgaccagatgaaggaatctgatggtaaggttttacttgatcatcagcggtttgtgggtttgttccaaaggcatttattgccttcgtcctctggggctgtacctggtaatgaagcttcaaatgatgatcctccaatgcctcctccttctggggttttgtcaagtactgaggctccggataaccaccctccggtgctttctctttctggggctctaccgactgctgagacttcccctaagcaacctttgtga